A genomic segment from Castor canadensis chromosome 1, mCasCan1.hap1v2, whole genome shotgun sequence encodes:
- the Spindoc gene encoding spindlin interactor and repressor of chromatin-binding protein isoform X5, protein MALRAEGAALDCFEVTLKCEEGEDDEEAVVVAVIPRPEPMLRGVFRAPPAPGTLTDNTLPLLGTVTQQEKTPPPRPHLLEAGVDGCEEPKQHMSWEQEFLVGNSPGGSGRALCMVCGAEIRFPSADTARTHILEQHPHTLDLSPSEKNNILEAWSEGVALLQDVQVEQPSLPSPESGQDVEPDPGSNPDPAKMPAEIVVLLDSEDNPSLPKRSRPRGLRPLELLVAPATEPGNKKPRGQRWKEPPGEEPVRKKRGRPMTKNLDPDPDPPSPDLPTEAFTAPAEVRHFTDGSFPPGFVLQLFSHTQLRTADSKDSPKEVKVTEEGLPQPESPSSGLPASCRSWF, encoded by the exons ATGGCTCTAAGGGCCGAGGGCGCCGCGCTCGACTGCTTCGAGGTGACGCTCAAGTGCGAGGAAGGAGAGGACGACGAGGAGGCCGTGGTGGTGGCCGTAATTCCGCGGCCCGAGCCGATGCTCAGAG GTGTATTCCGAGCACCACCTGCCCCAGGCACCTTGACTGACAACACCCTTCCCCTCCTTGGCACAGTGACCCAACAGGAGAAGACCCCACCACCTCGACCCCACCTGTTGGAGGCAGGTGTAGATGGCTGTGAGGAGCCCAAGCAGCACATGTCTTGGGAACAGGAGTTCCTGGTGGGGAACAGCCCCGGAGGCAGCGGGCGGGCACTGTGCATGGTGTGTGGGGCCGAGATCCGGTTCCCTTCGGCAGACACGGCTCGCACACACATCCTGGAGCAGCATCCTCACACTCTGGACCTCAGTCCCTCCGAGAAGAACAACATCCTAGAGGCCTGGAGTGAGGGGGTGGCCCTCCTACAAGATGTCCAAGTTGAGCAGCCGTCCCTACCCAGCCCAG AATCAGGCCAGGATGTCGAGCCAGACCCCGGCTCCAACCCAGACCCTGCCAAGATGCCAGCGGAGATTGTGGTCCTCCTGGACTCCGAGGACAACCCATCCCTCCCTAAAAGGAGCCGGCCCAGAGGACTCCGCCCGCTTGAGCTTCTTG TTGCCCCTGCCACAGAGCCAGGAAATAAGAAGCCCCGTGGTCAGAGATGGAAGGAACCCCCAGGGGAAGAGCCTGTCAGAAAGAAGAGAGGCAGGCCAATGACCAAAAACCTGGATCCTGACCCAG ATCCCCCCTCCCCCGACTTACCCACAGAAGCGTTCACAGCACCAGCTGAGGTCCGACACTTCACAGATGGCAGCTTCCCTCCAGGCTTTGTCCTCCAGCTCTTCTCCCATACCCAGCTTAGGACCGCAGACAGCAAGGACTCCCCTAAAGAGGTCAAAGTGACAGAAGAAGGCCTTCCCCAGCCAGAAAGCCCCTCTTCAG GCCTTCCCGCTTCATGTAGATCGTGGTTCTAA
- the Spindoc gene encoding spindlin interactor and repressor of chromatin-binding protein isoform X3 → MALRAEGAALDCFEVTLKCEEGEDDEEAVVVAVIPRPEPMLRGVFRAPPAPGTLTDNTLPLLGTVTQQEKTPPPRPHLLEAGVDGCEEPKQHMSWEQEFLVGNSPGGSGRALCMVCGAEIRFPSADTARTHILEQHPHTLDLSPSEKNNILEAWSEGVALLQDVQVEQPSLPSPESGQDVEPDPGSNPDPAKMPAEIVVLLDSEDNPSLPKRSRPRGLRPLELLVAPATEPGNKKPRGQRWKEPPGEEPVRKKRGRPMTKNLDPDPDPPSPDLPTEAFTAPAEVRHFTDGSFPPGFVLQLFSHTQLRTADSKDSPKEVKVTEEGLPQPESPSSECKFQEGKLVDSTYCCIPSNWNSVENIVFA, encoded by the exons ATGGCTCTAAGGGCCGAGGGCGCCGCGCTCGACTGCTTCGAGGTGACGCTCAAGTGCGAGGAAGGAGAGGACGACGAGGAGGCCGTGGTGGTGGCCGTAATTCCGCGGCCCGAGCCGATGCTCAGAG GTGTATTCCGAGCACCACCTGCCCCAGGCACCTTGACTGACAACACCCTTCCCCTCCTTGGCACAGTGACCCAACAGGAGAAGACCCCACCACCTCGACCCCACCTGTTGGAGGCAGGTGTAGATGGCTGTGAGGAGCCCAAGCAGCACATGTCTTGGGAACAGGAGTTCCTGGTGGGGAACAGCCCCGGAGGCAGCGGGCGGGCACTGTGCATGGTGTGTGGGGCCGAGATCCGGTTCCCTTCGGCAGACACGGCTCGCACACACATCCTGGAGCAGCATCCTCACACTCTGGACCTCAGTCCCTCCGAGAAGAACAACATCCTAGAGGCCTGGAGTGAGGGGGTGGCCCTCCTACAAGATGTCCAAGTTGAGCAGCCGTCCCTACCCAGCCCAG AATCAGGCCAGGATGTCGAGCCAGACCCCGGCTCCAACCCAGACCCTGCCAAGATGCCAGCGGAGATTGTGGTCCTCCTGGACTCCGAGGACAACCCATCCCTCCCTAAAAGGAGCCGGCCCAGAGGACTCCGCCCGCTTGAGCTTCTTG TTGCCCCTGCCACAGAGCCAGGAAATAAGAAGCCCCGTGGTCAGAGATGGAAGGAACCCCCAGGGGAAGAGCCTGTCAGAAAGAAGAGAGGCAGGCCAATGACCAAAAACCTGGATCCTGACCCAG ATCCCCCCTCCCCCGACTTACCCACAGAAGCGTTCACAGCACCAGCTGAGGTCCGACACTTCACAGATGGCAGCTTCCCTCCAGGCTTTGTCCTCCAGCTCTTCTCCCATACCCAGCTTAGGACCGCAGACAGCAAGGACTCCCCTAAAGAGGTCAAAGTGACAGAAGAAGGCCTTCCCCAGCCAGAAAGCCCCTCTTCAG AATGTAAATTTCAAGAAGGCAAACTGGTTGACTCCACTTATTGCTGTATCCCTAGCAACTGGAACAGCGTTGAAAACATCGTATTTGCCTGA
- the Spindoc gene encoding spindlin interactor and repressor of chromatin-binding protein isoform X1: protein MALRAEGAALDCFEVTLKCEEGEDDEEAVVVAVIPRPEPMLRGVFRAPPAPGTLTDNTLPLLGTVTQQEKTPPPRPHLLEAGVDGCEEPKQHMSWEQEFLVGNSPGGSGRALCMVCGAEIRFPSADTARTHILEQHPHTLDLSPSEKNNILEAWSEGVALLQDVQVEQPSLPSPESGQDVEPDPGSNPDPAKMPAEIVVLLDSEDNPSLPKRSRPRGLRPLELLVAPATEPGNKKPRGQRWKEPPGEEPVRKKRGRPMTKNLDPDPDPPSPDLPTEAFTAPAEVRHFTDGSFPPGFVLQLFSHTQLRTADSKDSPKEVKVTEEGLPQPESPSSAPPPGLRGTLDLQVIRVRMEEPPAVSLLQDWSKHPQGTKGVGAGDTRD from the exons ATGGCTCTAAGGGCCGAGGGCGCCGCGCTCGACTGCTTCGAGGTGACGCTCAAGTGCGAGGAAGGAGAGGACGACGAGGAGGCCGTGGTGGTGGCCGTAATTCCGCGGCCCGAGCCGATGCTCAGAG GTGTATTCCGAGCACCACCTGCCCCAGGCACCTTGACTGACAACACCCTTCCCCTCCTTGGCACAGTGACCCAACAGGAGAAGACCCCACCACCTCGACCCCACCTGTTGGAGGCAGGTGTAGATGGCTGTGAGGAGCCCAAGCAGCACATGTCTTGGGAACAGGAGTTCCTGGTGGGGAACAGCCCCGGAGGCAGCGGGCGGGCACTGTGCATGGTGTGTGGGGCCGAGATCCGGTTCCCTTCGGCAGACACGGCTCGCACACACATCCTGGAGCAGCATCCTCACACTCTGGACCTCAGTCCCTCCGAGAAGAACAACATCCTAGAGGCCTGGAGTGAGGGGGTGGCCCTCCTACAAGATGTCCAAGTTGAGCAGCCGTCCCTACCCAGCCCAG AATCAGGCCAGGATGTCGAGCCAGACCCCGGCTCCAACCCAGACCCTGCCAAGATGCCAGCGGAGATTGTGGTCCTCCTGGACTCCGAGGACAACCCATCCCTCCCTAAAAGGAGCCGGCCCAGAGGACTCCGCCCGCTTGAGCTTCTTG TTGCCCCTGCCACAGAGCCAGGAAATAAGAAGCCCCGTGGTCAGAGATGGAAGGAACCCCCAGGGGAAGAGCCTGTCAGAAAGAAGAGAGGCAGGCCAATGACCAAAAACCTGGATCCTGACCCAG ATCCCCCCTCCCCCGACTTACCCACAGAAGCGTTCACAGCACCAGCTGAGGTCCGACACTTCACAGATGGCAGCTTCCCTCCAGGCTTTGTCCTCCAGCTCTTCTCCCATACCCAGCTTAGGACCGCAGACAGCAAGGACTCCCCTAAAGAGGTCAAAGTGACAGAAGAAGGCCTTCCCCAGCCAGAAAGCCCCTCTTCAG CTCCCCCTCCAGGGCTTCGTGGGACGCTGGATCTCCAGGTTATCCGTGTGCGGATGGAGGAGCCCCCAGCAGTCAGCCTCTTGCAAGACTGGTCCAAGCACCCCCAGGGCACCaagggggtgggagcaggtgaCACCCGAGATTGA
- the Spindoc gene encoding spindlin interactor and repressor of chromatin-binding protein isoform X7, whose translation MALRAEGAALDCFEVTLKCEEGEDDEEAVVVAVIPRPEPMLRGVFRAPPAPGTLTDNTLPLLGTVTQQEKTPPPRPHLLEAGVDGCEEPKQHMSWEQEFLVGNSPGGSGRALCMVCGAEIRFPSADTARTHILEQHPHTLDLSPSEKNNILEAWSEGVALLQDVQVEQPSLPSPESGQDVEPDPGSNPDPAKMPAEIVVLLDSEDNPSLPKRSRPRGLRPLELLVAPATEPGNKKPRGQRWKEPPGEEPVRKKRGRPMTKNLDPDPDPPSPDLPTEAFTAPAEVRHFTDGSFPPGFVLQLFSHTQLRTADSKDSPKEVKVTEEGLPQPESPSSA comes from the exons ATGGCTCTAAGGGCCGAGGGCGCCGCGCTCGACTGCTTCGAGGTGACGCTCAAGTGCGAGGAAGGAGAGGACGACGAGGAGGCCGTGGTGGTGGCCGTAATTCCGCGGCCCGAGCCGATGCTCAGAG GTGTATTCCGAGCACCACCTGCCCCAGGCACCTTGACTGACAACACCCTTCCCCTCCTTGGCACAGTGACCCAACAGGAGAAGACCCCACCACCTCGACCCCACCTGTTGGAGGCAGGTGTAGATGGCTGTGAGGAGCCCAAGCAGCACATGTCTTGGGAACAGGAGTTCCTGGTGGGGAACAGCCCCGGAGGCAGCGGGCGGGCACTGTGCATGGTGTGTGGGGCCGAGATCCGGTTCCCTTCGGCAGACACGGCTCGCACACACATCCTGGAGCAGCATCCTCACACTCTGGACCTCAGTCCCTCCGAGAAGAACAACATCCTAGAGGCCTGGAGTGAGGGGGTGGCCCTCCTACAAGATGTCCAAGTTGAGCAGCCGTCCCTACCCAGCCCAG AATCAGGCCAGGATGTCGAGCCAGACCCCGGCTCCAACCCAGACCCTGCCAAGATGCCAGCGGAGATTGTGGTCCTCCTGGACTCCGAGGACAACCCATCCCTCCCTAAAAGGAGCCGGCCCAGAGGACTCCGCCCGCTTGAGCTTCTTG TTGCCCCTGCCACAGAGCCAGGAAATAAGAAGCCCCGTGGTCAGAGATGGAAGGAACCCCCAGGGGAAGAGCCTGTCAGAAAGAAGAGAGGCAGGCCAATGACCAAAAACCTGGATCCTGACCCAG ATCCCCCCTCCCCCGACTTACCCACAGAAGCGTTCACAGCACCAGCTGAGGTCCGACACTTCACAGATGGCAGCTTCCCTCCAGGCTTTGTCCTCCAGCTCTTCTCCCATACCCAGCTTAGGACCGCAGACAGCAAGGACTCCCCTAAAGAGGTCAAAGTGACAGAAGAAGGCCTTCCCCAGCCAGAAAGCCCCTCTTCAG CTTGA
- the Spindoc gene encoding spindlin interactor and repressor of chromatin-binding protein isoform X4: MALRAEGAALDCFEVTLKCEEGEDDEEAVVVAVIPRPEPMLRVTQQEKTPPPRPHLLEAGVDGCEEPKQHMSWEQEFLVGNSPGGSGRALCMVCGAEIRFPSADTARTHILEQHPHTLDLSPSEKNNILEAWSEGVALLQDVQVEQPSLPSPESGQDVEPDPGSNPDPAKMPAEIVVLLDSEDNPSLPKRSRPRGLRPLELLVAPATEPGNKKPRGQRWKEPPGEEPVRKKRGRPMTKNLDPDPDPPSPDLPTEAFTAPAEVRHFTDGSFPPGFVLQLFSHTQLRTADSKDSPKEVKVTEEGLPQPESPSSAPPPGLRGTLDLQVIRVRMEEPPAVSLLQDWSKHPQGTKGVGAGDTRD, encoded by the exons ATGGCTCTAAGGGCCGAGGGCGCCGCGCTCGACTGCTTCGAGGTGACGCTCAAGTGCGAGGAAGGAGAGGACGACGAGGAGGCCGTGGTGGTGGCCGTAATTCCGCGGCCCGAGCCGATGCTCAGAG TGACCCAACAGGAGAAGACCCCACCACCTCGACCCCACCTGTTGGAGGCAGGTGTAGATGGCTGTGAGGAGCCCAAGCAGCACATGTCTTGGGAACAGGAGTTCCTGGTGGGGAACAGCCCCGGAGGCAGCGGGCGGGCACTGTGCATGGTGTGTGGGGCCGAGATCCGGTTCCCTTCGGCAGACACGGCTCGCACACACATCCTGGAGCAGCATCCTCACACTCTGGACCTCAGTCCCTCCGAGAAGAACAACATCCTAGAGGCCTGGAGTGAGGGGGTGGCCCTCCTACAAGATGTCCAAGTTGAGCAGCCGTCCCTACCCAGCCCAG AATCAGGCCAGGATGTCGAGCCAGACCCCGGCTCCAACCCAGACCCTGCCAAGATGCCAGCGGAGATTGTGGTCCTCCTGGACTCCGAGGACAACCCATCCCTCCCTAAAAGGAGCCGGCCCAGAGGACTCCGCCCGCTTGAGCTTCTTG TTGCCCCTGCCACAGAGCCAGGAAATAAGAAGCCCCGTGGTCAGAGATGGAAGGAACCCCCAGGGGAAGAGCCTGTCAGAAAGAAGAGAGGCAGGCCAATGACCAAAAACCTGGATCCTGACCCAG ATCCCCCCTCCCCCGACTTACCCACAGAAGCGTTCACAGCACCAGCTGAGGTCCGACACTTCACAGATGGCAGCTTCCCTCCAGGCTTTGTCCTCCAGCTCTTCTCCCATACCCAGCTTAGGACCGCAGACAGCAAGGACTCCCCTAAAGAGGTCAAAGTGACAGAAGAAGGCCTTCCCCAGCCAGAAAGCCCCTCTTCAG CTCCCCCTCCAGGGCTTCGTGGGACGCTGGATCTCCAGGTTATCCGTGTGCGGATGGAGGAGCCCCCAGCAGTCAGCCTCTTGCAAGACTGGTCCAAGCACCCCCAGGGCACCaagggggtgggagcaggtgaCACCCGAGATTGA
- the Spindoc gene encoding spindlin interactor and repressor of chromatin-binding protein isoform X6 — MALRAEGAALDCFEVTLKCEEGEDDEEAVVVAVIPRPEPMLRGVFRAPPAPGTLTDNTLPLLGTVTQQEKTPPPRPHLLEAGVDGCEEPKQHMSWEQEFLVGNSPGGSGRALCMVCGAEIRFPSADTARTHILEQHPHTLDLSPSEKNNILEAWSEGVALLQDVQVEQPSLPSPESGQDVEPDPGSNPDPAKMPAEIVVLLDSEDNPSLPKRSRPRGLRPLELLVAPATEPGNKKPRGQRWKEPPGEEPVRKKRGRPMTKNLDPDPDPPSPDLPTEAFTAPAEVRHFTDGSFPPGFVLQLFSHTQLRTADSKDSPKEVKVTEEGLPQPESPSSVSA, encoded by the exons ATGGCTCTAAGGGCCGAGGGCGCCGCGCTCGACTGCTTCGAGGTGACGCTCAAGTGCGAGGAAGGAGAGGACGACGAGGAGGCCGTGGTGGTGGCCGTAATTCCGCGGCCCGAGCCGATGCTCAGAG GTGTATTCCGAGCACCACCTGCCCCAGGCACCTTGACTGACAACACCCTTCCCCTCCTTGGCACAGTGACCCAACAGGAGAAGACCCCACCACCTCGACCCCACCTGTTGGAGGCAGGTGTAGATGGCTGTGAGGAGCCCAAGCAGCACATGTCTTGGGAACAGGAGTTCCTGGTGGGGAACAGCCCCGGAGGCAGCGGGCGGGCACTGTGCATGGTGTGTGGGGCCGAGATCCGGTTCCCTTCGGCAGACACGGCTCGCACACACATCCTGGAGCAGCATCCTCACACTCTGGACCTCAGTCCCTCCGAGAAGAACAACATCCTAGAGGCCTGGAGTGAGGGGGTGGCCCTCCTACAAGATGTCCAAGTTGAGCAGCCGTCCCTACCCAGCCCAG AATCAGGCCAGGATGTCGAGCCAGACCCCGGCTCCAACCCAGACCCTGCCAAGATGCCAGCGGAGATTGTGGTCCTCCTGGACTCCGAGGACAACCCATCCCTCCCTAAAAGGAGCCGGCCCAGAGGACTCCGCCCGCTTGAGCTTCTTG TTGCCCCTGCCACAGAGCCAGGAAATAAGAAGCCCCGTGGTCAGAGATGGAAGGAACCCCCAGGGGAAGAGCCTGTCAGAAAGAAGAGAGGCAGGCCAATGACCAAAAACCTGGATCCTGACCCAG ATCCCCCCTCCCCCGACTTACCCACAGAAGCGTTCACAGCACCAGCTGAGGTCCGACACTTCACAGATGGCAGCTTCCCTCCAGGCTTTGTCCTCCAGCTCTTCTCCCATACCCAGCTTAGGACCGCAGACAGCAAGGACTCCCCTAAAGAGGTCAAAGTGACAGAAGAAGGCCTTCCCCAGCCAGAAAGCCCCTCTTCAG TTTCAGCTTGA
- the Spindoc gene encoding spindlin interactor and repressor of chromatin-binding protein isoform X2, with the protein MALRAEGAALDCFEVTLKCEEGEDDEEAVVVAVIPRPEPMLRGVFRAPPAPGTLTDNTLPLLGTVTQQEKTPPPRPHLLEAGVDGCEEPKQHMSWEQEFLVGNSPGGSGRALCMVCGAEIRFPSADTARTHILEQHPHTLDLSPSEKNNILEAWSEGVALLQDVQVEQPSLPSPESGQDVEPDPGSNPDPAKMPAEIVVLLDSEDNPSLPKRSRPRGLRPLELLVAPATEPGNKKPRGQRWKEPPGEEPVRKKRGRPMTKNLDPDPDPPSPDLPTEAFTAPAEVRHFTDGSFPPGFVLQLFSHTQLRTADSKDSPKEVKVTEEGLPQPESPSSDGWPLHCLMDLLVSCWKGACVSSPRVPCAQTLPV; encoded by the exons ATGGCTCTAAGGGCCGAGGGCGCCGCGCTCGACTGCTTCGAGGTGACGCTCAAGTGCGAGGAAGGAGAGGACGACGAGGAGGCCGTGGTGGTGGCCGTAATTCCGCGGCCCGAGCCGATGCTCAGAG GTGTATTCCGAGCACCACCTGCCCCAGGCACCTTGACTGACAACACCCTTCCCCTCCTTGGCACAGTGACCCAACAGGAGAAGACCCCACCACCTCGACCCCACCTGTTGGAGGCAGGTGTAGATGGCTGTGAGGAGCCCAAGCAGCACATGTCTTGGGAACAGGAGTTCCTGGTGGGGAACAGCCCCGGAGGCAGCGGGCGGGCACTGTGCATGGTGTGTGGGGCCGAGATCCGGTTCCCTTCGGCAGACACGGCTCGCACACACATCCTGGAGCAGCATCCTCACACTCTGGACCTCAGTCCCTCCGAGAAGAACAACATCCTAGAGGCCTGGAGTGAGGGGGTGGCCCTCCTACAAGATGTCCAAGTTGAGCAGCCGTCCCTACCCAGCCCAG AATCAGGCCAGGATGTCGAGCCAGACCCCGGCTCCAACCCAGACCCTGCCAAGATGCCAGCGGAGATTGTGGTCCTCCTGGACTCCGAGGACAACCCATCCCTCCCTAAAAGGAGCCGGCCCAGAGGACTCCGCCCGCTTGAGCTTCTTG TTGCCCCTGCCACAGAGCCAGGAAATAAGAAGCCCCGTGGTCAGAGATGGAAGGAACCCCCAGGGGAAGAGCCTGTCAGAAAGAAGAGAGGCAGGCCAATGACCAAAAACCTGGATCCTGACCCAG ATCCCCCCTCCCCCGACTTACCCACAGAAGCGTTCACAGCACCAGCTGAGGTCCGACACTTCACAGATGGCAGCTTCCCTCCAGGCTTTGTCCTCCAGCTCTTCTCCCATACCCAGCTTAGGACCGCAGACAGCAAGGACTCCCCTAAAGAGGTCAAAGTGACAGAAGAAGGCCTTCCCCAGCCAGAAAGCCCCTCTTCAG ATGGCTGGCCTCTGCACTGTTTAATGGATCTTCTGGTTTCATGCTGGAAGGGAGCCTGCGTTTCGAGTCCCAGGGTGCCCTGTGCCCAAACTCTACCTGTCTAG